In Marivirga salinae, a single window of DNA contains:
- the tpiA gene encoding triose-phosphate isomerase gives MRQKIVAGNWKMNKTLVEAQSLTSEIANMVEDEAPSDVKVVIAPPSPFIYAVENLVPEMGQIVLAGQNCHQEDSGAFTGEVSAPMLKSLGAQYVILGHSERRQHFSETDEELVKKTDNALKNDLKVIFCCGEPLEIREANTQNEYVTKQLTNSLFHLSAEQFKNIVIAYEPIWAIGTGKTASSQQAQDMHKTIREHIDSKFGQEVADETSILYGGSCKPDNAKELFSQPDVDGGLIGGASLKSRDFTDIIKSF, from the coding sequence GACAGAAAATAGTAGCAGGAAACTGGAAAATGAATAAAACATTAGTAGAAGCGCAATCTTTAACTTCCGAAATTGCTAATATGGTGGAAGATGAAGCACCTTCCGATGTTAAAGTGGTCATTGCTCCTCCATCCCCTTTCATATATGCAGTTGAAAATTTAGTTCCTGAAATGGGACAAATTGTTTTGGCAGGTCAAAATTGCCATCAAGAAGATTCAGGGGCTTTTACTGGCGAAGTTTCTGCTCCAATGTTGAAATCTTTAGGTGCGCAGTATGTGATTTTAGGACATAGTGAAAGAAGACAGCATTTTTCTGAAACCGATGAAGAATTAGTCAAAAAGACTGATAACGCACTTAAAAATGATTTGAAGGTAATTTTCTGTTGTGGTGAGCCTTTGGAAATCAGAGAAGCGAATACTCAAAATGAATATGTTACCAAGCAATTGACCAACAGTTTATTTCACCTATCAGCAGAGCAATTCAAAAATATAGTGATTGCTTACGAACCAATATGGGCAATTGGAACGGGTAAAACCGCTAGTTCTCAACAAGCTCAAGATATGCACAAAACCATTCGTGAGCACATTGATTCAAAATTTGGACAAGAGGTAGCAGATGAAACTTCCATTTTATATGGAGGAAGCTGTAAGCCTGATAATGCGAAAGAACTTTTTTCTCAACCTGATGTTGATGGAGGATTAATTGGCGGGGCCTCTCTGAAATCAAGAGATTTTACGGATATTATCAAATCTTTTTAA
- the prmA gene encoding 50S ribosomal protein L11 methyltransferase: protein MSYISLEVNCQEDFIEIFMAELAEIGFSTFQEKEDGTGLFAYSEENQNIENSQIEELFQQYENLTSLTYELGTVEKENWNADWEKNYQPIEVEDKILVRADFHPPNPQFPIEIVVTPKMSFGTGHHETTYQMLNLMHDMDLKDNVILDAGCGTGILAILAAIKGAEKVHAYDIDEWAVENTNENFSLNSIENSNYKIWQGEVQSVPQDASYDLILANINKNILLADIQYLQKQINKDGFLMLSGFYENDIQDILYECEKFSLELVNQSVRNQWSAILLRKNK, encoded by the coding sequence ATGAGCTATATATCTTTAGAAGTAAATTGTCAGGAAGATTTCATTGAAATTTTCATGGCAGAGTTGGCAGAAATCGGTTTCTCTACCTTTCAAGAAAAGGAAGATGGAACCGGCCTTTTTGCCTATTCAGAAGAAAATCAAAACATAGAAAATTCTCAAATTGAAGAGCTTTTTCAGCAATATGAAAATCTGACTTCCTTAACTTATGAGTTGGGAACAGTGGAGAAAGAAAACTGGAATGCAGATTGGGAGAAAAATTATCAGCCGATAGAAGTAGAAGATAAAATACTAGTGCGTGCAGATTTCCATCCACCTAATCCCCAATTTCCTATTGAGATAGTGGTGACGCCTAAAATGTCATTCGGAACGGGGCATCATGAAACCACATATCAAATGCTGAATTTGATGCATGATATGGATTTAAAAGATAATGTGATTTTAGATGCTGGATGCGGAACAGGAATTTTAGCTATTTTAGCAGCTATTAAAGGAGCTGAAAAAGTACATGCTTATGACATTGATGAATGGGCTGTTGAAAATACCAATGAAAATTTTTCGTTAAATTCGATAGAAAATTCAAACTATAAAATTTGGCAAGGAGAGGTTCAGAGTGTTCCCCAAGATGCGAGTTATGATTTGATTTTAGCTAATATCAATAAAAATATATTATTGGCAGATATTCAATATTTACAAAAACAGATTAACAAGGACGGGTTTTTGATGTTGAGTGGGTTTTATGAAAATGACATTCAAGATATTTTATACGAATGCGAAAAATTTTCATTGGAACTTGTTAATCAATCTGTAAGGAACCAATGGTCTGCAATTTTGCTTAGGAAAAATAAATGA
- the rbfA gene encoding 30S ribosome-binding factor RbfA, producing MAAGSRQKKYSSLLQKDLSEIFQKQMANAFGKAFITITDVEISPDLSFAKIYLSLMLSENPSETLEMIRERKSEIRKHLGNRIGKQVRIVPEIAFFMDDTLERANRIDDILSKLDIPPEEKDEDDDENKD from the coding sequence ATGGCTGCAGGATCAAGACAGAAAAAATATTCCAGTTTATTACAAAAAGATTTAAGCGAAATATTCCAGAAACAAATGGCTAATGCCTTTGGAAAGGCTTTTATCACGATCACTGATGTGGAGATATCTCCTGATTTAAGTTTTGCTAAAATTTATCTTAGCTTAATGTTGTCTGAGAATCCTAGTGAAACATTGGAAATGATCAGAGAAAGAAAAAGCGAAATCAGAAAGCATTTAGGAAACAGAATTGGAAAGCAAGTCAGAATTGTTCCAGAAATAGCATTTTTCATGGACGATACATTGGAAAGAGCTAACCGAATTGATGATATTCTGTCAAAACTTGACATCCCTCCAGAAGAAAAGGATGAGGATGATGACGAAAACAAGGATTAA
- a CDS encoding dipeptidase, protein MITKEETGQYLSENKQRFLDELFELLRIPSVSADPKFKDDVQKAAQFVKGKFEAAGADNAEVCQTKGHPIVYADKIIDPNLPTVLVYGHYDVQPADPYELWDSEPFNPVIKNGKIVARGSADDKGQMYIHIKAFEMMMKNGGVPCNVKFMIEGEEEVGSENLEIFIAENKEKLKSDVIVISDTSMIANEHPSMAVSLKGISYLEIEVTGPNRDLHSGVYGGAVANPINVLARMITSLQDENRKVTVPGFYDKVLELTQAERDEMNKAPFNLDDFKKDLNIDDVEGEASYNTLERMGIRPTLDVNGIWGGYIGEGAKTVLPSKAHAKISMRLVPNQNHHEITKLFKEHLESIAPKSVKVKVTPHHGGMPYVTPTDTDSYKAAEKAFEKVWGKKPIPTREGGSIPIVSLFKDILGLDSILMGFGLNSDAIHSPNESFGVENYLKGIETVALFHQYFAELGKK, encoded by the coding sequence ATGATAACTAAAGAAGAAACAGGACAATATTTAAGTGAAAACAAGCAACGGTTTTTGGATGAACTTTTCGAATTGCTGAGAATACCAAGCGTAAGTGCAGATCCTAAATTTAAAGATGATGTACAAAAAGCAGCTCAATTTGTAAAAGGGAAATTTGAGGCCGCTGGTGCTGATAATGCAGAAGTTTGCCAAACAAAGGGTCATCCAATAGTTTACGCTGATAAAATAATTGATCCAAATTTACCCACTGTCTTGGTTTATGGTCATTATGATGTACAACCAGCCGATCCCTATGAATTATGGGATTCAGAACCATTTAATCCGGTTATAAAAAATGGCAAAATTGTAGCAAGAGGCTCTGCAGATGACAAAGGTCAGATGTATATTCATATTAAAGCCTTCGAAATGATGATGAAAAACGGAGGAGTTCCTTGCAATGTGAAATTCATGATTGAAGGTGAAGAGGAAGTGGGCTCTGAAAATTTGGAAATCTTCATTGCAGAAAATAAAGAAAAGTTGAAATCTGATGTAATTGTAATCTCCGATACTTCTATGATTGCAAATGAGCATCCTTCCATGGCAGTAAGTTTGAAAGGGATAAGTTATTTGGAAATTGAAGTTACTGGTCCAAATAGAGATCTACATTCAGGAGTTTATGGTGGCGCTGTAGCAAATCCAATTAATGTATTAGCTAGAATGATTACTTCACTTCAGGATGAAAATAGGAAAGTTACTGTTCCTGGTTTTTACGATAAGGTTTTGGAATTGACACAAGCGGAAAGAGATGAAATGAATAAAGCTCCTTTCAACTTAGATGATTTCAAAAAGGATCTGAATATTGACGATGTAGAAGGAGAAGCTTCTTACAATACTCTTGAGAGAATGGGCATTCGCCCTACTTTGGATGTAAACGGTATTTGGGGTGGTTATATAGGTGAAGGTGCTAAAACAGTATTACCGTCAAAAGCGCATGCAAAAATCTCTATGCGTTTGGTTCCAAACCAAAATCATCATGAAATCACAAAGCTTTTTAAAGAGCATTTAGAAAGTATTGCGCCTAAAAGTGTAAAGGTAAAAGTAACTCCACATCATGGTGGAATGCCTTATGTTACACCTACTGATACTGATTCCTATAAGGCAGCAGAAAAAGCTTTTGAAAAGGTATGGGGTAAAAAGCCAATTCCAACACGAGAAGGAGGAAGTATTCCTATTGTTTCTTTATTTAAGGATATCCTAGGGCTAGATAGTATTTTAATGGGCTTTGGTCTGAATTCAGATGCTATTCACTCACCTAACGAAAGTTTTGGGGTAGAGAACTATTTAAAAGGAATTGAAACTGTAGCTTTATTTCACCAATATTTTGCAGAATTAGGCAAAAAGTAA
- a CDS encoding DEAD/DEAH box helicase, which produces MKVYTTQPFQLIYSLFQHEYLGYTFESFVVQINSRGELTFSHQNISAKNAKEFEKGLDDVDYELIELMDEMQQDVVVRKFAKKKMKPAEFFDKFYNIDGGNDLVKSEIERYMEKRRSEILSRIKGKMLFEMGNDGEPAWRQIEIMEEKATILFHFVKNEENTHYFPTIKHNGEKLEFQYKGAYLICNEPAWLVVDQKLYSFEKDPEGKKIKPFLNKKFIAIPEKVEETYFKKFVAPLVASFDVFARGFKIETYREEPFPKLKISELVSTSGKNLDLFSNGDKEIEDEGKLLLELKFQYGQHTFPLGKGEGVSVKVEKEDGQFVFKRLVRNILKEKSLRDAMVDRGLNILKGKLTAPKTQAFSWISKNVDWLEENQVEIQQEKQISDKNYFVGKSSIEIDISEGIDWFDINAVVMFGDYEIPFKELRKHILNNQTEFQLPNNQTAVIPSHWFEDYSELFSFMENGDEDAMKMRKHHLSLVSDMEKSNLAKVQMDRKLAKLKDFTQIDDHPMPEDFSGELRPYQKEGFNWLQFLNQYNFGGCLADDMGLGKTVQTLAMLQSEKENGRTAASLLVMPTSLVYNWQSEAEKFTPELKIFVYTGTNRIKDSKQFEDYDLVLTSYGITRLDVDILSEFLFNYIILDESQAIKNPDSHIAKAVKKLKSRRKLVLTGTPVENSTMDLWSQMSFVNPGLLGNKKFFKDEFVTPIEKKRDEQKSQKLATLIKPFILRRHKSQVATELPDKIETVHYSGMTTMQEEKYEEVKNYFRDMILDEIEKKGIRSSQMILLQGLTQLRQIANHPKMVDPEYQGDSGKMEDVTHMLSSIISEGHKVLIFSQFVKHLSLFKDFMERSHIKYAYLDGTTKDRQKQVKSFQENEDISVFLISLKAGGLGLNLTAADYVFLLDPWWNPAIEQQAVDRAHRIGQKQQVFTYKFITKNTVEEKILALQEKKLTLARDLISTEESFMKSLSKEDIQGILS; this is translated from the coding sequence ATGAAGGTATACACCACTCAACCATTTCAACTGATATATTCATTATTCCAACATGAATATTTGGGCTACACTTTCGAATCTTTTGTAGTGCAAATAAACAGCAGGGGAGAATTAACCTTTTCCCATCAAAATATTTCTGCTAAGAATGCAAAGGAATTTGAAAAGGGGCTAGATGATGTGGACTATGAGCTAATTGAGCTAATGGATGAAATGCAGCAGGATGTGGTGGTGAGGAAGTTTGCCAAAAAGAAAATGAAGCCTGCCGAATTCTTTGATAAATTTTATAATATAGACGGTGGGAATGACTTAGTGAAGAGTGAAATAGAGCGCTACATGGAAAAAAGGCGTTCTGAAATTTTGAGCAGAATAAAAGGCAAAATGCTCTTTGAGATGGGTAATGATGGCGAGCCCGCTTGGCGTCAAATTGAGATAATGGAAGAAAAAGCCACTATCCTTTTCCATTTCGTAAAGAATGAAGAAAACACACACTATTTCCCTACTATTAAACATAATGGAGAGAAATTAGAATTCCAATATAAAGGAGCATATCTAATTTGTAATGAACCTGCCTGGCTAGTTGTTGATCAAAAGTTATATTCATTCGAAAAAGACCCAGAAGGAAAAAAAATAAAACCCTTCCTAAACAAAAAGTTCATTGCCATTCCTGAAAAAGTAGAAGAGACCTATTTTAAAAAATTTGTTGCTCCATTAGTTGCCTCTTTTGATGTTTTTGCAAGAGGATTTAAAATTGAGACCTATCGAGAAGAACCTTTTCCAAAATTGAAAATTTCTGAATTGGTATCTACATCTGGAAAAAATCTGGATTTATTTAGCAATGGAGATAAAGAGATAGAGGATGAAGGTAAATTATTGCTTGAATTAAAATTCCAATATGGCCAGCATACTTTTCCACTCGGGAAAGGTGAAGGGGTTTCAGTAAAAGTTGAAAAGGAAGATGGGCAGTTTGTTTTTAAGCGGTTGGTAAGGAATATTTTAAAAGAAAAAAGCCTTCGCGATGCCATGGTGGATAGAGGGCTGAATATTTTGAAAGGAAAACTGACTGCTCCCAAAACGCAAGCTTTCAGTTGGATTTCCAAAAATGTGGATTGGCTAGAAGAAAATCAGGTTGAGATACAACAAGAAAAACAAATAAGTGATAAGAACTATTTTGTAGGCAAATCTTCTATTGAAATTGATATTTCAGAAGGCATCGATTGGTTTGATATCAATGCGGTGGTCATGTTTGGTGATTATGAAATCCCTTTTAAGGAACTCAGAAAACATATTTTAAATAATCAAACTGAGTTTCAATTACCCAATAACCAGACTGCAGTAATTCCTTCACACTGGTTTGAAGATTATTCCGAGTTGTTTAGCTTCATGGAAAATGGTGATGAAGACGCTATGAAAATGCGTAAGCATCATTTATCACTGGTCAGTGATATGGAGAAAAGTAATTTGGCCAAGGTTCAAATGGACAGGAAATTGGCAAAATTAAAAGACTTTACTCAAATAGATGATCATCCTATGCCTGAAGACTTCTCAGGTGAGTTGCGACCATACCAAAAAGAAGGATTTAATTGGCTACAGTTTTTAAATCAATATAATTTTGGTGGATGTTTGGCAGATGACATGGGTTTGGGGAAAACCGTACAGACTTTGGCAATGCTACAATCTGAAAAGGAAAATGGTAGAACTGCTGCAAGTCTTTTAGTGATGCCTACTTCTTTGGTTTATAACTGGCAATCGGAAGCAGAAAAATTCACTCCTGAACTAAAAATATTTGTCTATACAGGAACTAATAGAATAAAAGACAGCAAGCAATTTGAAGATTATGATTTGGTTCTGACTTCATATGGCATCACGAGATTGGATGTAGATATTTTATCAGAATTTCTTTTTAATTATATCATTTTGGATGAATCTCAGGCAATCAAAAATCCTGACTCTCATATTGCTAAAGCCGTTAAGAAATTAAAATCCCGCAGGAAATTAGTGCTGACGGGTACTCCGGTTGAAAATAGCACTATGGATTTATGGTCTCAAATGTCATTTGTAAACCCAGGTCTTTTGGGAAATAAAAAATTCTTTAAAGATGAGTTTGTTACGCCTATTGAAAAAAAGCGAGATGAACAAAAATCTCAAAAATTAGCTACACTGATTAAACCGTTCATATTAAGGAGACATAAATCACAGGTGGCAACTGAGCTTCCCGACAAAATTGAAACTGTGCATTATTCTGGCATGACTACCATGCAAGAGGAAAAATACGAGGAAGTTAAAAACTACTTTCGGGACATGATTCTCGATGAAATTGAGAAAAAAGGGATTCGTAGTTCTCAAATGATTTTATTGCAAGGGTTAACGCAATTACGGCAGATCGCAAATCATCCTAAAATGGTAGATCCCGAATATCAAGGTGATTCTGGAAAGATGGAAGATGTTACCCATATGCTAAGTTCTATTATTTCAGAAGGGCATAAGGTTTTAATATTCAGTCAATTTGTTAAACATTTAAGTTTGTTTAAAGATTTTATGGAGCGCAGTCATATCAAATATGCTTATTTAGACGGCACTACCAAAGACAGGCAAAAGCAGGTAAAATCATTCCAAGAAAATGAAGATATATCTGTATTTTTAATCTCCTTAAAGGCGGGCGGTTTGGGCTTGAACCTTACTGCAGCGGATTATGTGTTTTTATTAGATCCTTGGTGGAATCCTGCTATTGAACAGCAAGCAGTGGATAGAGCGCACAGAATTGGACAAAAACAACAAGTTTTTACCTATAAATTCATCACCAAAAATACGGTGGAAGAAAAGATATTAGCACTTCAGGAGAAAAAATTGACGCTGGCAAGGGATTTAATTAGCACCGAAGAAAGCTTTATGAAAAGCTTAAGCAAGGAAGATATTCAAGGGATTTTGTCTTAA
- a CDS encoding ABC transporter permease, with protein MKNLSFFIARRYFLSKKKKGFINVLSIIAMVGVAIGTAALVIVLSVFNGLEDLIRSLYSSFDADIKISLKEGKFFEYDDELKNKIEQREGLATIVQVVEDNVLVRYNDGESVVRMKGVSPDFVQDSQLKDHITEGQLKLTEKEQNFAVVGQGIRYDLSINSRNDFLALQFYYPKNISPGRTNPSSMYNSSILMPAGVFAIEKQYDEKYIFVPLRFARQLIGRKNECTSIEINLDEGVSVGKIQQSLQQDLGDKFEVLNSDEQHASLLKAIKIEKLFIYLTFSFILTVASFNIFFALTMLALDKKRDISILYAMGTPIKTIRNIFLKEGAIISLSGALTGGLFGFIICLLQQEYGLISMNMASAVQEAYPVKMIASDFIFTMLTIFVITILASFKPAQVAAKSVEIQRL; from the coding sequence TTGAAAAACCTATCATTTTTCATAGCAAGAAGATATTTCCTATCTAAGAAGAAAAAGGGATTCATAAATGTACTGTCCATTATTGCAATGGTGGGTGTTGCAATTGGAACGGCCGCTTTGGTTATTGTACTTTCCGTTTTCAATGGACTTGAAGACTTAATCCGTTCTTTATACAGTTCTTTTGATGCCGATATCAAAATAAGTTTGAAGGAAGGCAAGTTTTTTGAGTATGATGACGAGCTTAAGAATAAAATAGAACAAAGGGAGGGCTTAGCTACTATTGTGCAAGTAGTAGAGGATAATGTTTTGGTTCGCTACAATGATGGAGAATCAGTGGTGCGTATGAAAGGGGTCAGTCCTGATTTTGTCCAAGATAGCCAATTGAAAGATCATATAACTGAAGGTCAATTAAAGTTGACTGAAAAAGAGCAGAACTTTGCAGTAGTTGGTCAAGGAATCCGATATGATTTGTCCATCAATTCACGCAATGACTTTTTGGCTTTACAGTTTTATTACCCTAAAAATATTAGCCCAGGCAGGACGAATCCATCAAGCATGTATAACTCAAGCATTTTGATGCCAGCAGGTGTTTTTGCAATTGAAAAGCAATATGATGAGAAGTATATTTTTGTGCCGTTGCGCTTTGCTCGGCAATTGATAGGAAGGAAAAATGAATGTACATCAATAGAGATTAATTTGGATGAAGGGGTTTCTGTTGGTAAAATACAGCAATCTCTCCAACAGGATTTAGGTGATAAATTTGAGGTTTTAAATTCCGATGAACAACACGCCTCTTTATTGAAGGCCATTAAGATTGAAAAGTTATTCATTTATCTAACCTTCAGTTTTATTTTGACAGTTGCTTCTTTTAATATCTTTTTTGCACTTACTATGTTGGCACTAGATAAAAAAAGAGACATTAGCATTTTATATGCTATGGGAACACCTATCAAAACCATTCGCAATATTTTCTTAAAAGAAGGTGCCATTATTTCCCTTTCTGGGGCATTAACAGGAGGACTTTTCGGCTTTATTATTTGCTTACTCCAACAGGAATATGGGTTGATTTCAATGAATATGGCATCAGCAGTTCAAGAAGCATATCCCGTGAAGATGATTGCTTCAGATTTCATTTTCACCATGCTAACCATATTTGTGATTACCATTTTGGCATCCTTCAAACCTGCTCAAGTAGCAGCGAAATCAGTTGAAATCCAGAGATTATAG
- a CDS encoding sodium:calcium antiporter, protein MGELLLYIGIISVSTWAVWKGGSLLEESSEKLSDFYRLPPLIQGTIITAVGSSFPELAATVLSTLLHGKFDLGVSAIVGSAIFNILVIPGISAVLVKRMPADLSLIYKDTQYYIISIFILFITFALAYIYYPIVVTPGNMEGTMTRWIAFIPVVFYGLYLFIQGMETRDYRRDHGKRAVLGVDKESVHIRKDWIKLIISLVLIVASVEGLVSGAIFLGEYFNTPDFIWGITIVAGATSIPDAVVSIKIARKFKGSISLGNVIGSNIFDLLVAVPVGVLIAGSAIVNFTVAAPLMLFLALITIIMFVFLRTNLALVKWEGIVLLGLYVLFVAWMILETLGITSIVIK, encoded by the coding sequence ATGGGTGAGCTTTTACTTTATATAGGGATAATATCTGTATCTACATGGGCAGTATGGAAAGGAGGTAGTCTCCTAGAAGAATCTTCAGAAAAGCTATCTGATTTTTACCGACTTCCTCCCCTTATTCAAGGTACTATTATAACTGCAGTGGGTTCAAGTTTCCCTGAACTTGCAGCAACTGTTTTATCAACATTACTTCACGGAAAATTTGATTTAGGTGTATCTGCAATAGTAGGTTCAGCTATATTCAACATACTAGTAATCCCAGGGATTTCAGCAGTTTTAGTTAAGAGAATGCCTGCAGATTTAAGTTTAATTTACAAAGACACTCAGTATTATATCATTTCAATTTTCATCCTGTTTATCACTTTTGCCCTTGCTTATATTTATTACCCAATTGTAGTTACTCCTGGGAATATGGAAGGCACAATGACAAGGTGGATAGCATTTATTCCAGTAGTGTTTTATGGGCTATATCTTTTCATTCAAGGTATGGAAACACGGGATTACAGAAGAGACCACGGAAAACGGGCTGTATTGGGTGTTGATAAAGAAAGTGTCCACATTAGAAAAGATTGGATAAAGCTAATTATTAGTCTTGTATTAATTGTTGCCAGTGTGGAGGGTTTAGTAAGTGGTGCTATTTTCTTAGGAGAATATTTCAATACTCCAGATTTTATTTGGGGTATCACAATAGTTGCAGGTGCAACTAGCATTCCAGATGCAGTGGTAAGTATTAAAATAGCCAGGAAATTTAAAGGCTCTATTAGTTTAGGAAATGTGATTGGCAGCAATATTTTTGATTTATTAGTGGCAGTACCAGTAGGTGTTTTAATAGCTGGTTCCGCAATTGTTAACTTTACTGTAGCAGCGCCACTTATGTTATTCCTTGCTTTGATAACAATTATAATGTTCGTTTTCTTAAGAACTAATTTAGCTTTAGTCAAATGGGAAGGAATAGTGCTATTAGGACTTTATGTGCTTTTTGTAGCTTGGATGATACTTGAAACTTTGGGTATAACTTCCATTGTCATAAAATAA
- a CDS encoding glycerate kinase, which produces MKILIAPDKFKHSLTAQEVCKIIENGLKEKSGSLEIESFPMADGGEGTSEILALQANAKPVSAKVHDPLMRNIEAQYFIKDKTAFIEMASASGLQLLKSDEQNVLKTTSFGTGELIKDGIIKGCNEIILCIGGSATSDGGAGMASALGFQFLNDEGEQFIPTAENLHLIKLIKMPEDHFFKDIKVSVLTDVNNPLTGKNGASYQYAIQKGALEKDLEFLDKGMQHLKDIIFQQFNFNIDQHSGAGASGGMGGGSTFFLNADLHSGIEFIADALNLEDKVKNADLVISGEGKLDTQSFQGKVVSGVLNSCQKLDKSLFLVVGYNGYKSELPKEIKAVISLTDLAKSQEEAIKKASFWLQKAAFQLFENTKTL; this is translated from the coding sequence ATGAAAATATTAATTGCTCCTGATAAGTTTAAGCATAGTTTAACCGCTCAAGAAGTTTGTAAAATAATTGAGAATGGCCTAAAAGAAAAATCGGGTAGTTTGGAAATAGAATCTTTTCCAATGGCAGATGGAGGAGAAGGAACATCTGAAATTTTAGCATTACAAGCTAATGCAAAACCAGTTTCGGCTAAAGTGCATGACCCACTAATGCGAAATATAGAAGCTCAATATTTCATTAAAGATAAAACCGCATTTATTGAAATGGCTTCTGCCTCTGGTTTGCAATTATTAAAGTCTGATGAGCAAAATGTATTAAAAACCACTTCTTTTGGAACAGGGGAATTAATAAAAGATGGCATAATTAAAGGCTGTAATGAGATTATATTATGTATAGGCGGTAGTGCTACAAGCGATGGGGGAGCAGGAATGGCATCCGCTTTAGGTTTTCAATTTTTAAATGATGAAGGAGAACAATTCATTCCAACTGCAGAAAATCTACATCTGATCAAATTAATTAAAATGCCAGAAGATCATTTTTTTAAGGATATCAAAGTCTCCGTTTTAACAGATGTAAATAATCCTCTCACAGGAAAAAATGGAGCTAGTTATCAATATGCCATTCAAAAGGGGGCTTTAGAAAAAGATTTAGAATTTTTGGATAAAGGAATGCAGCATCTGAAGGATATAATCTTCCAGCAATTTAACTTCAACATTGATCAACACTCTGGTGCAGGAGCTTCTGGAGGAATGGGTGGCGGTTCCACTTTTTTTCTTAATGCAGATTTGCATTCAGGTATTGAATTTATTGCAGATGCACTCAATTTAGAAGATAAAGTGAAGAATGCAGACCTTGTGATATCTGGTGAGGGAAAACTGGATACACAATCCTTTCAAGGAAAAGTAGTTTCTGGAGTTTTAAATTCATGTCAGAAACTTGATAAGTCCTTATTTTTAGTGGTCGGATATAATGGGTACAAATCTGAATTACCAAAAGAAATTAAAGCGGTTATTAGTTTAACAGATTTAGCTAAAAGTCAAGAAGAGGCCATTAAAAAAGCCTCCTTCTGGTTGCAGAAAGCAGCCTTTCAACTTTTTGAGAATACAAAAACCCTTTAA